One genomic segment of Streptomyces niveus includes these proteins:
- a CDS encoding NAD(P)/FAD-dependent oxidoreductase — translation MAANPAFVIVGAGLAGAKAAETLREEGFDGPIALLGEESERPYERPPLSKGYLQGKEERETAFVHPSGWYAEHDVDLRLGTTVTAIDPAAHEVALADGSRVGYAKLLLTTGSSPRRLSLPGADLDGVLQLRRFADSDRIKETFGSASRVVVIGAGWIGLETAAAARAAGLEVTVLETAELPLLHVLGREAAQIFARLHTDHGVELRCGVKVSEITGTGGRATGVVLADGSRLDTDAVIVGVGISPNTQLAAAAGLDVDNGIRVDAHLRTSQPDIHAAGDVANAFHPLLGKHIRVEHWANALNQPRTAAKTMLGEDVTYDRVPYFFTDQYDLGMEYTGYAEPGAYDQVVFRGSTDTREFIAFWLAGGRVLAGMNVNVWDVTDPIRDLVTSGRSVDPNELADPNVPLPDLLERAERTG, via the coding sequence ATGGCCGCCAACCCAGCATTCGTGATCGTCGGAGCCGGCCTGGCCGGGGCGAAGGCAGCGGAGACCCTCCGTGAAGAGGGCTTCGACGGCCCGATCGCGCTGCTCGGAGAGGAGAGCGAGCGCCCCTACGAGCGGCCGCCACTCTCCAAGGGCTATCTGCAGGGCAAGGAAGAGCGCGAGACGGCCTTCGTCCACCCTTCCGGGTGGTACGCCGAGCACGACGTCGATCTGCGACTGGGCACCACGGTCACCGCGATCGACCCGGCCGCCCACGAGGTCGCGCTCGCCGACGGCAGCCGCGTCGGCTACGCGAAACTGCTCCTGACCACCGGCTCCTCGCCCCGCCGTCTTTCGCTGCCCGGAGCCGATCTCGACGGGGTGCTCCAGCTGCGCCGGTTCGCCGACAGCGACCGCATCAAGGAGACGTTCGGATCCGCGTCCCGGGTCGTGGTGATCGGCGCGGGCTGGATCGGCCTGGAGACGGCTGCCGCCGCCCGGGCGGCCGGACTTGAGGTCACGGTTCTGGAGACGGCGGAACTCCCGCTGCTCCACGTACTGGGCCGTGAAGCCGCCCAGATCTTCGCCCGCCTGCACACCGATCACGGGGTCGAGCTGCGCTGCGGGGTCAAGGTCTCGGAGATCACCGGCACCGGAGGAAGGGCGACCGGTGTGGTGCTGGCCGACGGCAGCCGCCTCGACACCGACGCGGTGATCGTCGGCGTCGGCATCTCCCCCAACACCCAACTCGCCGCGGCGGCCGGCCTCGATGTCGACAACGGCATCCGCGTCGACGCCCATCTGCGTACGTCCCAGCCGGACATCCACGCCGCGGGGGACGTCGCCAACGCCTTCCACCCGTTGCTGGGCAAGCACATCCGTGTCGAGCACTGGGCCAACGCCCTCAACCAGCCCCGGACCGCGGCGAAGACGATGCTCGGCGAGGACGTGACGTACGACCGCGTTCCGTACTTCTTCACCGACCAGTACGACTTGGGCATGGAGTACACCGGCTACGCCGAACCCGGCGCCTACGACCAGGTCGTCTTCCGCGGCTCGACGGACACGCGGGAGTTCATCGCGTTCTGGCTCGCCGGGGGTCGTGTGCTGGCCGGGATGAACGTCAACGTCTGGGACGTCACGGACCCGATCCGCGACCTCGTCACCTCCGGCCGCTCGGTCGACCCGAACGAACTCGCCGACCCGAACGTCCCCCTGCCGGACCTTCTCGAGCGCGCCGAAAGGACCGGCTGA
- the serA gene encoding phosphoglycerate dehydrogenase encodes MSSRSNEKPVVLIAEELSPATVDALGPDFEIRHCNGADRAELLPAIADVDAILVRSATKVDAEAVAAAKKLRVVARAGVGLDNVDVSAATKAGVMVVNAPTSNIITAAELACGLLVATARNIPQANTALKNGEWKRSKYTGVELSEKTLGVVGLGRIGVLVAQRMSAFGMKIVAYDPYVQPARAAQMGVKLLSLDELLEVSDFITVHLPKTPETLGLIGDEALHKVKPTVRIVNAARGGIVDEEALASALKEGRVAGAGLDVYAKEPCTDSPLFQFDQVVCTPHLGASTDEAQEKAGVSVARSVRLALAGELVPDAVNVQGGVIAEDVRPGLPLAEKLGRIFTALAGEVAVRLDVEVYGEITQHDVKVLELSALKGVFEDVVDETVSYVNAPLFAQERGVEVRLTTSSESPDHRNVVTVRGTLSGGEDVSVSGTLAGPKHLQKIVAIGEYDVDVSLADHMIVLRYEDRPGVVGTVGRILGEAGLNIAGMQVSRAEEGGEALVVLSVDDNVPPAVLAEISAEIGANSARSVDLTD; translated from the coding sequence GTGAGCTCGCGTTCCAACGAAAAGCCGGTTGTACTCATCGCCGAAGAGCTGTCGCCCGCCACTGTCGACGCGCTCGGCCCGGACTTCGAGATCAGGCACTGCAACGGCGCCGACCGCGCCGAACTGCTGCCCGCCATCGCCGACGTGGACGCGATCCTCGTCCGCTCCGCGACCAAGGTCGACGCCGAGGCCGTGGCCGCGGCGAAGAAGCTGAGGGTCGTCGCCCGCGCCGGTGTCGGTCTCGACAACGTCGACGTCTCCGCCGCCACCAAGGCCGGCGTCATGGTCGTCAACGCGCCCACCTCCAACATCATCACCGCCGCCGAGCTGGCCTGCGGTCTGCTGGTCGCGACGGCGCGCAACATCCCGCAGGCCAACACCGCCCTGAAGAACGGCGAGTGGAAGCGCAGCAAGTACACGGGCGTCGAGCTGAGCGAGAAGACGCTCGGCGTCGTCGGCCTCGGCCGCATCGGTGTCCTGGTCGCGCAGCGCATGTCGGCGTTCGGGATGAAGATCGTCGCGTACGACCCGTACGTACAGCCCGCGCGAGCCGCGCAGATGGGCGTCAAGCTGCTCTCCCTGGACGAGCTGCTGGAGGTGTCGGACTTCATCACCGTGCACCTGCCGAAGACTCCCGAGACCCTGGGTCTGATCGGGGACGAGGCGCTGCACAAGGTCAAGCCGACGGTGCGGATCGTCAACGCCGCGCGCGGCGGGATCGTGGACGAGGAGGCGCTGGCCTCCGCGCTCAAGGAGGGCCGCGTCGCGGGCGCCGGTCTGGACGTCTACGCGAAGGAGCCCTGCACGGACTCCCCGCTGTTCCAGTTCGACCAGGTCGTCTGCACCCCGCACCTCGGCGCCTCGACGGACGAGGCGCAGGAGAAGGCGGGCGTGTCGGTCGCCAGGTCAGTGCGCCTCGCGCTCGCCGGTGAGCTGGTGCCCGACGCGGTCAACGTCCAGGGCGGGGTCATCGCCGAGGACGTACGGCCGGGTCTGCCGCTCGCCGAGAAGCTGGGCCGGATCTTCACCGCGCTGGCGGGCGAGGTCGCCGTACGCCTCGATGTCGAGGTCTACGGCGAGATCACGCAGCACGATGTGAAGGTGCTCGAACTGTCCGCGCTGAAGGGCGTGTTCGAGGACGTCGTCGACGAGACGGTGTCGTACGTGAACGCGCCGCTGTTCGCGCAGGAGCGCGGCGTCGAGGTGCGTCTCACGACGTCGAGCGAGTCGCCCGACCACCGCAACGTGGTCACGGTGCGGGGCACGCTCTCGGGCGGCGAGGACGTGTCGGTCTCCGGCACGCTGGCCGGTCCGAAGCACCTGCAGAAGATCGTCGCGATCGGTGAGTACGACGTCGACGTGTCCCTGGCCGACCACATGATCGTCCTGCGGTACGAGGACCGTCCGGGTGTCGTCGGCACCGTCGGCCGGATCCTCGGCGAGGCGGGGCTGAACATCGCGGGGATGCAGGTCTCGCGTGCGGAGGAGGGCGGCGAGGCGCTGGTCGTCCTGTCCGTCGACGACAACGTGCCGCCGGCGGTGCTGGCCGAGATCTCCGCCGAGATCGGCGCGAACTCGGCACGCTCGGTGGACCTGACCGACTGA
- the ilvC gene encoding ketol-acid reductoisomerase: MAELFYDDDADLSIIQSRKVAVIGYGSQGHAHALSLRDSGVDVRVGLHEGSKSKAKAEEQGLRVVTPAAAAAEADVIMILVPDPIQGQVYEESIKDNLKDGDALFFGHGLNIRFGFIKPPAGVDVAMVAPKGPGHLVRRQYEEGRGVPCIAAVEQDATGKGFELALSYAKGIGGTRAGVIKTTFSEETETDLFGEQVVLCGGTSALVKAGFETLVEAGYQPEIAYFECLHELKLIVDLMYEGGLDKMRWSVSETAEWGDYVTGPRIITDQTKAEMKKVLAEIQDGTFAKNWMDEYHGGLKKYNEYKKADSDSLLESTGRELRKLMSWVDDDDA, from the coding sequence GTGGCCGAGCTGTTCTACGACGACGATGCCGACCTGTCCATCATCCAGAGCCGCAAGGTCGCGGTCATCGGCTACGGCAGCCAGGGTCACGCCCACGCGCTGTCGCTCCGTGACTCGGGTGTCGACGTCCGGGTCGGCCTGCACGAGGGTTCCAAGTCCAAGGCGAAGGCCGAGGAGCAGGGCCTGCGCGTGGTGACGCCCGCCGCCGCGGCCGCCGAGGCCGACGTCATCATGATCCTGGTGCCGGACCCCATCCAGGGGCAGGTCTACGAGGAGTCCATCAAGGACAACCTGAAGGACGGCGACGCGCTCTTCTTCGGACACGGCCTCAACATCCGCTTCGGCTTCATCAAGCCGCCCGCCGGTGTCGACGTCGCCATGGTCGCCCCGAAGGGCCCCGGCCACCTCGTCCGCCGTCAGTACGAGGAGGGCCGCGGCGTGCCGTGTATCGCGGCCGTCGAGCAGGACGCCACCGGCAAGGGCTTCGAGCTGGCGCTGAGCTACGCGAAGGGCATCGGCGGCACGCGCGCCGGCGTCATCAAGACGACCTTCAGCGAGGAGACCGAGACCGACCTCTTCGGTGAGCAGGTCGTCCTCTGCGGTGGTACGTCGGCGCTGGTCAAGGCCGGTTTCGAGACGCTGGTCGAGGCCGGTTACCAGCCGGAGATCGCGTACTTCGAGTGCCTCCACGAGCTGAAGCTGATCGTGGACCTGATGTACGAGGGCGGCCTGGACAAGATGCGCTGGTCGGTCTCCGAGACCGCCGAGTGGGGCGACTACGTCACCGGCCCGCGGATCATCACGGACCAGACCAAGGCCGAGATGAAGAAGGTCCTCGCCGAGATCCAGGACGGCACGTTCGCCAAGAACTGGATGGACGAGTACCACGGCGGTCTGAAGAAGTACAACGAGTACAAGAAGGCCGACAGCGACTCGCTGCTGGAGAGCACGGGTCGCGAGCTGCGCAAGCTGATGAGCTGGGTCGACGACGACGACGCCTGA
- the ilvN gene encoding acetolactate synthase small subunit → MSSKHTLSVLVENTPGILARIAALFSRRGFNIDSLAVGVTEHPDISRITIVVNVEDLPLEQVTKQLNKLINVLKIVELEPGAAIQRELVLVKVRADNETRSQIVEIVQLFRAKTVDVSPEAVTIEATGSSDKLDAMLKMLEQFGIKELVQSGTIAIGRGARSITDRSLRALDRSA, encoded by the coding sequence ATGTCTTCCAAGCACACCCTCTCCGTCCTGGTGGAGAACACCCCCGGCATCCTGGCCAGGATTGCCGCGCTGTTCTCCCGGCGCGGTTTCAACATCGACTCACTCGCGGTGGGTGTCACCGAGCACCCCGACATCTCCCGCATCACCATCGTGGTCAATGTCGAGGACCTGCCGCTCGAACAGGTGACGAAGCAGCTCAACAAGCTGATCAACGTCCTGAAGATCGTCGAACTCGAGCCCGGCGCCGCGATCCAGCGCGAGCTCGTCCTGGTGAAGGTCCGCGCCGACAACGAGACCCGCTCCCAGATCGTGGAGATCGTGCAGCTCTTCCGCGCCAAGACCGTGGACGTCTCACCCGAGGCCGTCACCATCGAGGCCACCGGATCGAGTGACAAGCTCGACGCGATGCTGAAGATGCTGGAGCAGTTCGGCATCAAGGAGCTGGTCCAGTCCGGCACGATCGCCATAGGGCGTGGCGCGCGGTCCATCACCGACCGCAGCCTGCGGGCGCTCGACCGCAGCGCGTAG
- a CDS encoding acetolactate synthase large subunit: MTEQATGAHPTPRARNGGPSSATVEHVTGAQSLIRSLEEVGAETVFGIPGGAILPAYDPMMDSTRVRHILVRHEQGAGHAATGYAQATGKVGVCMATSGPGATNLVTPIADAHMDSVPLVAITGQVASKAIGTDAFQEADICGITMPITKHNFLVTKAEDIPRTIAEAFHIAATGRPGPVLVDIAKDALQAKTTFSWPPTQELPGYRPVTKPHAKQIREAAKLITQAKRPVLYVGGGVIKAGATAELRVLAELTNAPVTTTLMALGAFPDSHPLHVGMPGMHGAVTAVTALQKADLIVALGARFDDRVTGKLDSFAPYAKIVHADVDPAEIGKNRAADVPIVGDAREVLADLVQAVQAEHTEGNVGDYSAWWRDLSRWRETYPLGFDQPADGSLSPQHVIQRIGQLAPDDTIYAAGVGQHQMWAAHFIDYEQPATWLNSGGAGTMGYAVPAAMGAKAGQPERTVWAIDGDGCFQMTNQELVTCALNNIPIKVAIINNGALGMVRQWQTLFYNQRYSNTVLHSGPEVAAGGSFEGSGRADDAKPNGGTRIPDFVKLAEAMGCVSMRCESPDELDAVIAKANSINDRPVVVDFIVHEDAQVWPMVAAGTSNDEVLAARGVRPDFGDSLDD, from the coding sequence ATGACCGAGCAGGCCACCGGGGCCCACCCGACGCCGCGCGCCCGTAACGGCGGACCCTCGTCCGCCACCGTTGAGCACGTCACGGGCGCGCAGTCCCTCATCCGCTCTCTTGAGGAAGTCGGGGCCGAGACGGTATTCGGCATCCCCGGCGGCGCCATCCTTCCGGCCTACGACCCGATGATGGACTCCACCCGGGTCCGCCACATCCTGGTCCGCCACGAGCAGGGCGCCGGCCACGCGGCCACCGGCTACGCGCAGGCCACCGGCAAGGTGGGCGTCTGCATGGCCACCTCGGGCCCCGGCGCCACCAACCTGGTCACCCCGATCGCCGACGCGCACATGGACTCCGTGCCGCTCGTCGCGATCACCGGCCAGGTCGCGAGCAAGGCGATCGGCACGGACGCCTTCCAGGAGGCGGACATCTGCGGCATCACGATGCCGATCACCAAGCACAACTTCCTCGTCACCAAGGCCGAGGACATCCCGCGCACCATCGCCGAGGCGTTCCACATCGCCGCCACCGGCCGCCCGGGACCCGTCCTGGTCGACATCGCCAAGGACGCCCTCCAGGCGAAGACCACCTTCAGCTGGCCGCCCACCCAGGAACTGCCCGGCTACCGACCGGTCACCAAGCCGCACGCCAAGCAGATCCGCGAGGCGGCGAAGCTGATCACCCAGGCCAAACGGCCGGTGCTGTACGTCGGCGGCGGCGTCATCAAGGCCGGGGCCACCGCCGAACTGCGCGTTCTCGCCGAACTGACCAACGCCCCCGTCACCACCACCCTGATGGCTCTGGGCGCGTTCCCCGACAGCCACCCGCTGCACGTGGGAATGCCGGGCATGCACGGTGCGGTCACCGCCGTCACCGCGCTGCAGAAGGCCGACCTGATCGTCGCCCTCGGAGCCCGCTTCGACGACCGCGTCACCGGCAAGCTGGACAGCTTCGCCCCGTACGCGAAGATCGTCCACGCCGACGTCGACCCGGCCGAGATCGGCAAGAACCGCGCCGCCGACGTGCCGATCGTCGGCGACGCCCGCGAGGTCCTCGCCGACCTCGTCCAGGCGGTCCAGGCCGAGCACACCGAGGGCAACGTCGGTGACTACAGCGCCTGGTGGCGCGACCTCAGCCGCTGGCGCGAGACCTACCCCCTCGGCTTCGACCAGCCGGCCGACGGCAGCCTCTCCCCGCAGCACGTCATCCAGCGCATCGGCCAACTCGCCCCGGACGACACGATCTACGCGGCGGGCGTCGGCCAGCACCAGATGTGGGCCGCCCACTTCATCGACTACGAGCAGCCCGCCACCTGGCTCAACTCCGGCGGCGCGGGCACGATGGGCTACGCCGTCCCGGCCGCGATGGGCGCCAAGGCCGGACAGCCGGAGCGCACCGTGTGGGCCATCGACGGCGACGGCTGCTTCCAGATGACCAATCAGGAACTGGTCACCTGCGCGCTCAACAACATCCCCATCAAGGTCGCGATCATCAACAACGGCGCGCTGGGCATGGTCCGCCAGTGGCAGACCCTCTTCTACAACCAGCGCTACTCCAACACCGTCCTCCACAGTGGCCCCGAAGTGGCCGCCGGCGGGTCCTTCGAGGGATCGGGCCGCGCGGACGACGCGAAGCCCAACGGCGGCACCCGTATCCCGGACTTCGTGAAGCTGGCCGAGGCGATGGGCTGCGTCTCGATGCGCTGCGAGTCCCCGGACGAGCTGGACGCCGTGATCGCCAAGGCCAACTCCATCAACGACCGCCCCGTGGTGGTCGACTTCATCGTCCACGAGGACGCCCAGGTCTGGCCGATGGTCGCCGCGGGCACCTCCAACGACGAGGTCCTGGCCGCCCGGGGTGTGCGCCCCGACTTCGGCGACAGCCTGGACGACTGA
- a CDS encoding EAL domain-containing protein, giving the protein MSPPGALLGPRVDPEGGSDPDTGADTGAGGTGLVAQLLLALICGGYATGAALGWGSPEVALFMGDFGLSLAALIASVSCFLYARGNDSRFRPAWLLFSLSSLMAAGGNAVWGWYEVVLDRPVPSPSLADLFFLCFAPPAIVGLLVLAKRPVSKAGWVCLCLDAWLIGGSLLTLSWSLALAHTTHFDGETVAHAALSLAYPLLDIVLVSMVLALHFRRSTGSRTAINSAIAALALTVLCDALFTSPLLRENYRSGQLLDAGWFAGSLLLAYAPWGVRKAAESVPEPVCPPRAPRQPGRPIAGSLAALTPYLAAAVCTLGILYNVIEGRRVDRVVVLTGCTVVLALVVRQGIMLVDNIALTHELAQKENHFRSLVQGSSDVIMIAGPEGTLDYVSPAAAGVYGREADGLVGAALESIIHPDDRGRVKREVRRFLAAPPAEEPTTRIECRFKSGTGDWLNVESTVNRHQGGLILNSRDVTERVRLQAQLQHNAEHDPLTDLPNRALFTERVRQALSGRRAGDPGTAVLFIDLDGFKGVNDRLGHQVGDELLIHAARRLQDAVRAGDTAARLGGDEFAALILGDGTDDQTAREYQVHEIADRLRLKLSQPYRIEGNDVRVAASIGVAFAEPGITPTHLMRNADLAMYRAKAGGKDRVELYAPQMQAEVVRRTELATRLRTALRDGEFALLHQPVVDLSTGQVSAVAAQARWRSAQGILFTPAEFLRVADDNDRTAELGRWLLEEAVEQAAERGRTGHLVPVTVRLSARRLLDRSMPLGSIEALLTRHGLPSGALLIELADSDPRTSLDELEHRLLALRRLGVRIALDGFGSGYAAINALRRLPVDVLKLDRGLVEGVVESARLHKITAGLLRIACDLGMVSVADGVDVPEQVLALRAMGCTHGQGMAFSGPLDEYRLRRALIRGEFPLPGATPLPVLSGGSLPVRRTRAATPDMIPRPITRPSVRSNVETPVPPT; this is encoded by the coding sequence GTGAGCCCGCCCGGGGCGCTCCTCGGCCCCCGCGTCGACCCGGAGGGCGGGAGCGACCCGGACACCGGCGCCGACACCGGCGCGGGCGGCACCGGCCTCGTCGCTCAGCTGCTCCTCGCCCTCATCTGCGGGGGGTACGCCACTGGCGCGGCACTCGGCTGGGGTTCCCCTGAAGTGGCCCTGTTCATGGGCGACTTCGGCCTCAGCCTCGCCGCCCTCATCGCCTCCGTCTCCTGCTTCCTCTACGCCCGTGGCAACGACAGCCGATTCCGCCCCGCCTGGCTGCTCTTCTCGCTCTCCTCCCTGATGGCCGCCGGCGGGAACGCGGTCTGGGGCTGGTACGAGGTCGTGCTCGACCGCCCCGTGCCGAGCCCGTCCCTCGCCGACCTGTTCTTCCTCTGCTTCGCGCCGCCCGCCATCGTCGGCCTGCTCGTCCTCGCCAAACGCCCCGTCAGCAAGGCCGGCTGGGTCTGCCTCTGTCTCGACGCCTGGCTGATCGGCGGCTCGCTCCTCACGCTCTCCTGGAGCCTGGCCCTCGCGCACACCACGCACTTCGACGGCGAGACCGTCGCCCACGCCGCGCTCTCCCTCGCCTATCCGCTGCTGGACATCGTGCTCGTCAGCATGGTGCTCGCCCTGCACTTCCGGCGCTCGACCGGCAGCCGTACGGCCATCAACTCCGCCATCGCCGCCCTCGCCCTCACGGTCCTGTGCGACGCCCTGTTCACCTCCCCGCTGCTCCGGGAGAACTACCGCTCGGGCCAACTGCTCGACGCGGGCTGGTTCGCCGGGTCCCTGCTGCTCGCGTACGCGCCCTGGGGCGTGCGCAAGGCCGCCGAGAGCGTGCCCGAGCCGGTGTGTCCGCCCCGCGCGCCCCGGCAGCCCGGCAGGCCGATCGCGGGCTCCCTGGCCGCGCTGACGCCGTATCTCGCCGCCGCCGTGTGCACCCTGGGGATCCTGTACAACGTCATCGAGGGCCGCCGGGTCGACCGAGTCGTGGTCCTCACCGGCTGCACGGTCGTCCTCGCCCTGGTCGTACGGCAGGGCATCATGCTCGTCGACAACATCGCGCTCACCCATGAACTGGCCCAGAAGGAGAACCACTTCCGCTCCCTGGTCCAGGGATCGAGCGACGTCATCATGATCGCCGGACCCGAGGGCACCCTGGACTACGTCAGCCCGGCGGCGGCCGGCGTCTACGGACGCGAGGCGGACGGCCTCGTCGGCGCGGCACTGGAATCGATCATCCACCCGGACGACCGGGGCCGGGTCAAACGCGAAGTACGCCGCTTCCTTGCCGCTCCTCCCGCGGAAGAGCCCACCACCCGCATCGAATGCCGCTTCAAGTCCGGCACCGGCGACTGGCTGAACGTGGAGTCCACGGTCAACCGGCACCAGGGCGGCCTGATCCTCAACAGCCGCGACGTCACCGAACGCGTGAGGCTCCAGGCCCAGTTGCAGCACAACGCCGAGCACGACCCGCTCACCGACCTGCCGAACCGAGCCCTGTTCACCGAGCGGGTCCGCCAGGCCCTCTCCGGGCGCCGGGCGGGCGACCCCGGAACGGCCGTCCTCTTCATCGACCTCGACGGTTTCAAAGGCGTCAACGACCGCCTCGGCCACCAGGTCGGCGACGAACTGCTGATCCACGCCGCCCGCCGCCTCCAGGACGCGGTACGCGCCGGGGACACCGCCGCCCGCCTCGGCGGCGACGAGTTCGCCGCCCTCATCCTCGGCGACGGCACCGACGACCAGACCGCCCGCGAGTACCAGGTCCACGAGATCGCCGACCGGCTGCGCCTGAAGCTGTCGCAGCCGTACCGCATCGAAGGCAACGATGTCCGCGTCGCCGCCTCCATCGGAGTCGCCTTCGCCGAGCCCGGGATAACCCCCACCCACCTCATGCGCAACGCCGACCTCGCCATGTACCGCGCCAAGGCCGGCGGCAAGGACCGCGTCGAGCTGTACGCCCCGCAGATGCAGGCCGAAGTGGTCCGCAGGACCGAACTGGCCACCAGGCTCCGTACGGCCCTGCGGGACGGCGAGTTCGCCCTGCTGCACCAGCCCGTGGTCGACCTGTCCACCGGACAGGTCTCCGCCGTCGCCGCCCAGGCCCGCTGGCGCTCCGCCCAGGGCATCCTCTTCACCCCCGCCGAGTTCCTACGGGTCGCCGACGACAACGACCGCACCGCCGAGTTAGGGCGCTGGCTGCTCGAAGAAGCCGTCGAGCAGGCCGCCGAGCGCGGCAGGACGGGCCACCTCGTACCGGTGACCGTCCGCCTCTCCGCCCGCAGACTGCTCGACCGGTCCATGCCGCTGGGCTCCATCGAAGCCCTCCTGACCCGCCACGGGCTCCCCTCGGGCGCCCTGCTGATCGAGCTGGCCGACAGCGACCCACGTACGTCCCTGGACGAGCTGGAGCACCGTCTGCTCGCGCTGCGCCGTCTGGGCGTACGGATCGCCCTCGACGGCTTCGGCAGCGGCTACGCGGCGATCAACGCGCTGCGCCGGCTCCCCGTCGACGTACTGAAACTGGACCGTGGTCTGGTCGAGGGCGTCGTCGAGTCCGCCAGGCTGCACAAGATCACGGCGGGGCTGCTCCGGATCGCCTGCGACCTGGGCATGGTCTCGGTGGCCGACGGCGTCGACGTACCGGAACAGGTTCTCGCGCTCCGCGCCATGGGCTGCACCCACGGCCAGGGCATGGCCTTCTCCGGCCCCCTCGACGAGTACCGGCTGCGCCGTGCGCTGATCCGCGGCGAATTCCCCCTCCCCGGGGCCACCCCGCTGCCCGTCCTGAGCGGCGGGTCGCTGCCCGTCCGCCGGACACGGGCGGCCACCCCGGACATGATCCCCCGACCGATCACCCGACCGTCCGTCCGCTCAAATGTTGAGACGCCAGTCCCACCCACTTGA
- a CDS encoding 2-hydroxyacid dehydrogenase, with protein sequence MTSDVWLPIPADEIEGLPTGLDYLHWDGAPEFPGDPADCAFYVVPYMKGMDVALRPLAAMTSVRVVQTLSAGIDHVAPGLGSLPPGVRLCNAKGVHEASTAELTIALVLASLRGIPGFVRGQDAEEWRSGFYPALADKSVLIVGYGSIGAAIEDRLAPFECARVARVARSARATERGPVHALGDLPDLLPDADVVIVSTPLTEETKGLAGAEFLARMKDGALFVNVARGQVADTKALLAELESGRIRAALDVTDPEPLPPGHPLWHAPGVVISPHVGGSTSAFMPRAKRLLADQLTRYAAGDALRNEVLTTG encoded by the coding sequence ATGACTTCAGACGTATGGCTGCCGATACCGGCCGACGAGATCGAAGGGCTCCCCACCGGCCTGGACTACCTCCACTGGGACGGTGCACCCGAGTTTCCCGGCGACCCGGCCGACTGCGCGTTCTACGTGGTCCCGTACATGAAGGGCATGGACGTCGCGCTCCGGCCGCTCGCCGCGATGACCTCCGTACGCGTCGTGCAGACCCTCTCCGCCGGCATCGACCACGTCGCCCCCGGACTCGGCTCGCTGCCTCCCGGTGTGCGCCTGTGCAACGCCAAGGGTGTCCACGAGGCCAGCACCGCCGAACTCACCATCGCGCTCGTCCTCGCCTCGCTGCGCGGCATCCCCGGCTTCGTCCGGGGCCAGGACGCCGAGGAGTGGCGGTCCGGCTTCTACCCGGCGCTCGCCGACAAGTCCGTCCTGATCGTCGGTTACGGCTCGATCGGCGCCGCCATCGAGGACCGGCTCGCGCCCTTCGAGTGCGCGCGGGTGGCGCGGGTGGCGCGCTCCGCGCGTGCCACCGAGCGCGGCCCCGTGCACGCACTCGGCGATCTGCCCGACCTGCTGCCCGACGCCGATGTCGTGATCGTGTCGACACCGCTCACCGAGGAGACGAAAGGCCTGGCGGGCGCCGAGTTCCTGGCCCGTATGAAGGACGGCGCGCTCTTCGTGAACGTCGCGCGCGGCCAGGTCGCCGACACCAAGGCGCTCCTCGCCGAGCTGGAGAGCGGGCGAATCAGGGCAGCGCTCGACGTCACCGATCCGGAACCCCTCCCGCCGGGCCATCCCCTCTGGCATGCTCCGGGTGTTGTCATCAGCCCTCACGTGGGCGGATCCACCTCGGCCTTCATGCCGCGCGCCAAGCGTCTGCTCGCCGACCAACTCACCCGCTACGCCGCGGGGGACGCTCTGCGCAACGAGGTGCTCACCACCGGCTGA